The following coding sequences are from one Lolium rigidum isolate FL_2022 chromosome 6, APGP_CSIRO_Lrig_0.1, whole genome shotgun sequence window:
- the LOC124667730 gene encoding beta-glucosidase 38-like → MELLRALVFLSMAALVAHGRDTDLSRDSFPKDFVFGTASSAYQVEGNALKYGRGPCIWDTFLKFPGATPDNATANVTVDEYHRYMDDVDNMVRVGFDAYRFSISWSRIFPSGIGRYNKDGVDYYHRLIDYMLANKITPYVVLYHYDLPEVLNNQYNGWLSPRVVPDFAAFADFCFKTYGDRVKNWFTINEPRMMASHGYGDGFFAPGRCSGCRFGGNSATEPYIAGHHLLLAHAAAVKIYRDKYIHAQQGKIGILLDFVWYEPLTYTTEDEFAAHRAREFTLGWFMHPITYGHYPETMQKFVGDRLPNFTEEQTRLVQGSADVVGINHYTTYYVKNHENLTHMSYANDWHAQLVYERNGVPIGKQAHSKWLYVVPWGFYKAVIHVKDKYRNPLMIIGENGIDQAGSDTLPHALYDTFRIDYFDQYLHELKRATDDGARVTGYFAWSLLDNFEWRMGFTSKFGIVYVDRKTFTRYPKDSTRWFRKVIKRDE, encoded by the exons ATGGAGCTCCTCCGCGCGCTCGTCTTCCTCTCcatggcggcgctcgtggctcacgGCAGGGACACCGACCTCAGCCGGGACAGCTTCCCGAAGGACTTCGTCTTCGGCACCGCCTCCTCCGCTTACCAGGTGGAGGGCAACGCCCTCAAGTACGGCCGAGGGCCCTGCATCTGGGACACCTTCCTCAAATTCCCAG GTGCTACTCCTGACAACGCAACCGCCAACGTGACCGTCGACGAGTACCACCGCTACATG GACGACGTAGACAACATGGTGAGGGTGGGCTTCGATGCGTACCGCTTCTCCATCTCCTGGTCGCGCATCTTCCCCA GTGGGATCGGGAGGTACAACAAAGACGGTGTGGATTACTACCACAGGCTCATCGACTACATGCTTGCCAACA AGATCACTCCATACGTCGTGCTCTACCACTACGACCTGCCCGAGGTCCTCAACAACCAGTACAACGGCTGGCTCAGCCCCAGGGTGGTGCCGGACTTCGCGGCCTTCGCCGACTTCTGCTTCAAGACGTACGGCGACCGGGTGAAGAACTGGTTCACCATCAACGAGCCCCGGATGATGGCCTCCCACGGCTACGGCGACGGCTTCTTCGCCCCCGGCAGGTGCTCCGGATGCCGCTTCGGGGGAAACTCCGCCACCGAGCCCTACatcgccggccaccacctcctcctcgcccacgccgccgccgtcaagataTACCGCGACAAGTACATTCACGCGCAGCAAGGCAAGATCGGCATCCTCCTGGACTTCGTCTGGTACGAGCCGCTCACCTACACGACCGAGGACGAGTTCGCCGCGCACAGGGCAAGAGAGTTCACCCTTGGCTG GTTCATGCACCCCATCACCTACGGCCACTACCCAGAGACGATGCAGAAGTTCGTCGGGGACAGGCTGCCCAACTTCACCGAGGAGCAGACCCGGCTGGTGCAAGGATCCGCGGATGTAGTCGGGATCAACCACTACACCACCTACTACGTCAAGAACCATGAGAACCTCACGCACATGAGCTATGCCAATGACTGGCATGCCCAGCTCGTAT ATGAGCGCAACGGCGTGCCAATCGGAAAGCAG gcACACTCAAAATGGCTCTACGTCGTTCCTTGGGGCTTCTACAAAGCCGTGATCCACGTCAAGGACAAGTACAGGAACCCCCTCATGATCATCGGCGAAAATG GCATCGACCAGGCGGGCAGCGACACGCTCCCTCACGCGCTGTACGACACTTTCAGGATTGACTACTTCGACCAGTACCTCCACGAGCTGAAGCGCGCCACCGACGACGGTGCCAGGGTCACAGGGTACTTCGCCTGGTCGTTGCTCGACAACTTCGAGTGGCGGATGGGGTTCACCTCCAAGTTTGGGATCGTCTATGTCGACCGCAAAACCTTCACCCGCTACCCAAAGGACTCCACGAGGTGGTTCCGAAAGGTGATCAAAAGGGATGAATAA